A stretch of DNA from Catenulispora acidiphila DSM 44928:
GACTCCACCTTCGGGTCCGTCACCGCCTACGCCTTCGCCCGGACCGGCTACCACCGCGGTCTGGACCTGCTGCGCCGCGCCGGCTGGAAGGGACACGGCCCGGTGCCGTGGTCGCACGAGGCCAACCGCGGCTTCCTGCGCGCCCTGAACGCCCTGGGCCTGGCCGCCGAGCGCATCGGCGAGACCGAGGAAGCCGAGCGCTGCGCCACGTTCCTCGGCGACAGCGACCCGGAAGCCTTCAAGGCCCTGCGCGGCTGATCCCCGCCGCACCGCACCACAAGCTCGACCAGCGCCACCAGCGCGACAGGCACTACC
This window harbors:
- a CDS encoding DUF3151 domain-containing protein, with translation MHNDLLGAPSPTLLPDDAPVRDALAAGTDPAEVAAAHPAVPAAWAALAEGALAADDSTFGSVTAYAFARTGYHRGLDLLRRAGWKGHGPVPWSHEANRGFLRALNALGLAAERIGETEEAERCATFLGDSDPEAFKALRG